A window of the Aeromicrobium phoceense genome harbors these coding sequences:
- a CDS encoding DUF429 domain-containing protein: protein MATTVGIDLAADAKKTALAEVKWSEGKATVTRLDLGVDDGALLEEIRNSDGRVGIDCPFGWPSDFKDLVAGHPRSPVDTAALRWRGKYTHRATDHWVREEFGVQPLSVSADKLGHVAIRLSSLIARLEPAEDFPLDGSGRIAEVYPAAALSVWDMAHRRYKKPIGESVRATSLSQMEDAGIDLGEFRELAGRSDDAFDAVVCAVVARAVGTDLIDPPSKDYEPFAKTEGWIHVPRRGTTVHDIVNLRYHTVGQATAEQPVTEID from the coding sequence ATGGCAACGACCGTCGGAATCGACCTGGCAGCGGACGCGAAGAAGACGGCGCTGGCCGAGGTGAAGTGGTCAGAGGGAAAGGCAACAGTCACCCGGCTCGACCTCGGCGTTGACGACGGGGCCCTCCTCGAGGAGATCCGGAACTCGGACGGGCGCGTCGGCATCGACTGTCCTTTCGGGTGGCCCTCGGACTTCAAAGACCTCGTGGCCGGGCATCCCCGATCGCCGGTGGACACCGCGGCGCTCCGCTGGCGGGGCAAATACACCCACCGCGCTACTGACCACTGGGTGCGAGAGGAGTTCGGAGTGCAGCCTCTGAGCGTCTCGGCAGACAAGCTCGGGCACGTGGCCATCCGCTTGTCCTCGCTGATCGCCCGCCTTGAGCCGGCGGAGGACTTCCCACTCGACGGGAGCGGACGAATAGCCGAGGTCTACCCCGCCGCTGCCTTGAGCGTGTGGGACATGGCTCATCGCAGGTACAAGAAGCCGATCGGTGAGTCCGTTAGGGCGACGTCCTTGAGTCAGATGGAGGACGCGGGAATCGATCTCGGCGAGTTCCGGGAACTGGCGGGGAGGTCCGACGACGCTTTCGACGCTGTGGTTTGTGCAGTCGTCGCCCGCGCGGTCGGGACGGATCTCATCGATCCACCCAGCAAGGACTATGAGCCATTCGCCAAGACGGAGGGCTGGATCCACGTTCCAAGGCGCGGTACGACCGTGCACGACATCGTCAACCTCCGTTACCACACCGTCGGACAGGCCACCGCCGAACAGCCGGTCACAGAGATCGACTGA
- the uvrA gene encoding excinuclease ABC subunit UvrA, which translates to MNDRLVVRGAREHNLKDVSVDLPRDSLIVFTGLSGSGKSSLAFDTIFAEGQRRYVESLSAYARQFLGQMDKPDVDFIEGLSPAVSIDQKSTSRNPRSTVGTITEVYDYLRLLYARAGRPHCPTCGEPIARQTPQQIVDRIQDDEEGTRFQVLAPVIRGRKGEYLELFRQLQQSGFSRAIVDGEMIMLADEPPKLAKQKKHTIEVVVDRLTVKPSSKQRLTESVETALGLADGIVIIDYVSLDEKDPARRRRFSERLACPNDHPLQVDELEPRSFSFNAPYGACPECHGLGSRKEVDAELLVPDPEKTLAEGAITAWTYTQVSDYFLRLMRSLGDELGFDVDTKWADLKPEFQDALLNGHSTKVHVQYKNRYGRQRSYWAEFEGAKAFVERRHAETDSDTSRDRLEGFMREVPCPACGGTRLKPVILAVTLESERFGAKNIAELCHQSIAEAADFLQDLVMSDRERQIGERVLKEIHERLRFLLDVGLDYLALDRAAGSLSGGEAQRIRLATQIGAGLVGVLYVLDEPSIGLHQRDNHRLIETLVRLKNLGNTLIVVEHDEDTVRAADWVVDIGPGAGEHGGQVIVSGPVEDLLNSPDSLTGAYLSGRQSIPVPEVRRPRDKGRQLVVKGARENNLKNVDVAFPLGQLVSVTGVSGSGKSTLVNDILYTSLARQIYKARTIPGRHRTIEGTDQVDKVIHVDQSPIGRTPRSNPATYTGVFDHVRKLFAQTPEAKMRGYQQGRFSFNIKGGRCEACHGDGTIKIEMNFLPDVYVPCEVCHGARYNRETLEVRYKGKTIAEVLDMPIEEGVEFFEAIPAIARHLRTLVDVGLGYVRLGQPAPTLSGGEAQRVKLASELQKRSTGRTVYVLDEPTTGLHFEDIRKLLIVLQRLVDTGNSVIVIEHNLDVIKASDWLIDMGPEGGSGGGTVVAQGTPEDVAAHPDSHTGRFLKPLLS; encoded by the coding sequence GTGAACGATCGTCTCGTGGTGAGGGGTGCGCGCGAGCACAACCTCAAGGATGTCTCCGTCGATCTACCCCGTGACTCACTCATCGTGTTCACGGGGCTGTCGGGCTCGGGCAAGTCGTCCCTGGCGTTCGACACCATCTTCGCCGAGGGCCAGCGCCGCTACGTCGAGTCGCTCTCGGCGTACGCCCGCCAGTTCCTGGGCCAGATGGACAAGCCGGACGTCGACTTCATCGAGGGCCTGTCGCCCGCGGTGTCGATCGACCAGAAGTCCACCTCGCGCAACCCGCGGTCCACCGTCGGCACGATCACCGAGGTCTACGACTACCTGCGCCTGCTCTACGCGCGCGCCGGCCGGCCCCACTGCCCCACGTGCGGCGAGCCCATCGCCCGCCAGACGCCGCAGCAGATCGTCGACCGCATCCAGGACGACGAGGAGGGCACCCGCTTCCAGGTCCTCGCCCCGGTGATCCGCGGCCGCAAGGGCGAGTACCTCGAGCTCTTCCGCCAGCTCCAGCAGTCCGGCTTCAGCCGCGCGATCGTCGACGGCGAGATGATCATGCTCGCCGACGAGCCGCCCAAGCTGGCGAAGCAGAAGAAGCACACGATCGAGGTCGTCGTCGACCGCCTCACGGTCAAGCCCTCGTCCAAGCAGCGCCTCACCGAGTCCGTCGAGACGGCCCTCGGCCTGGCCGACGGCATCGTGATCATCGACTACGTCAGCCTCGACGAGAAGGACCCGGCGCGCCGTCGCCGCTTCTCCGAGCGCCTCGCGTGCCCCAACGACCACCCACTGCAGGTCGACGAGCTCGAGCCGCGCTCGTTCTCCTTCAACGCTCCTTACGGCGCGTGCCCCGAGTGCCACGGCCTCGGCTCGCGCAAGGAGGTGGACGCCGAGCTCCTGGTCCCCGACCCCGAGAAGACCCTCGCCGAAGGCGCGATCACGGCGTGGACCTACACCCAGGTCTCCGACTACTTTCTGCGCCTCATGCGCTCGCTCGGCGACGAGCTCGGCTTCGACGTCGACACCAAGTGGGCCGACCTGAAGCCCGAGTTCCAGGACGCGCTGCTGAACGGGCACTCCACGAAGGTGCACGTCCAGTACAAGAACCGCTACGGCCGCCAGCGGTCGTACTGGGCCGAGTTCGAGGGCGCGAAGGCGTTCGTCGAGCGCCGCCACGCCGAGACCGACTCCGACACGAGCCGCGACCGGCTCGAAGGGTTCATGCGCGAGGTCCCGTGCCCCGCGTGCGGCGGCACCCGCCTCAAGCCCGTGATCCTGGCCGTCACGCTCGAGTCCGAGCGCTTCGGCGCCAAGAACATCGCCGAGCTCTGCCACCAGTCGATCGCCGAGGCGGCCGACTTCCTGCAGGACCTGGTGATGAGCGATCGCGAGCGCCAGATCGGCGAGCGCGTGCTCAAGGAGATCCACGAGCGCCTGCGGTTCCTTCTCGACGTCGGCCTCGACTACCTGGCGCTGGATCGCGCCGCCGGCTCGCTGTCGGGCGGCGAGGCCCAGCGCATCCGGCTCGCCACCCAGATCGGCGCCGGCCTCGTCGGCGTCCTGTACGTGCTCGACGAGCCGTCGATCGGCCTGCACCAGCGCGACAACCACCGCCTCATCGAGACGCTCGTGCGCCTCAAGAACCTCGGCAACACGCTGATCGTCGTCGAGCACGACGAGGACACCGTGCGCGCCGCGGACTGGGTCGTCGACATCGGCCCCGGTGCGGGCGAGCACGGCGGCCAGGTCATCGTGTCCGGCCCCGTCGAGGACCTGCTCAACAGTCCCGACTCGCTCACCGGCGCCTACCTGTCGGGTCGCCAGTCGATCCCCGTTCCCGAGGTCCGTCGTCCCCGCGACAAGGGCCGCCAGCTCGTCGTGAAGGGCGCCCGCGAGAACAACCTCAAGAACGTCGACGTGGCCTTCCCGCTCGGCCAGCTGGTCTCGGTCACGGGCGTCTCCGGCTCCGGCAAGTCCACGCTGGTGAACGACATCCTCTACACGTCGCTCGCCCGCCAGATCTACAAGGCGCGCACCATCCCGGGCCGCCACCGCACGATCGAGGGCACCGACCAGGTCGACAAGGTCATCCACGTCGACCAGTCGCCGATCGGCCGCACCCCGCGGTCCAACCCGGCCACCTACACCGGCGTCTTCGACCACGTCCGCAAGCTGTTCGCGCAGACGCCCGAGGCGAAGATGCGTGGCTACCAGCAGGGCCGCTTCTCGTTCAACATCAAGGGCGGTCGCTGCGAGGCCTGCCACGGCGACGGCACGATCAAGATCGAGATGAACTTCCTGCCCGACGTCTACGTGCCGTGCGAGGTCTGCCACGGCGCCCGGTACAACCGCGAGACGCTCGAGGTGCGCTACAAGGGCAAGACCATCGCCGAGGTGCTCGACATGCCCATCGAGGAGGGCGTCGAGTTCTTCGAGGCGATCCCCGCGATCGCTCGCCACCTGCGCACCCTCGTCGACGTCGGCCTGGGCTACGTGCGCCTGGGCCAGCCCGCGCCCACTCTGTCCGGCGGCGAGGCGCAGCGCGTGAAGCTGGCCTCCGAGCTGCAGAAGCGCTCCACCGGCCGCACCGTCTACGTGCTCGACGAGCCGACGACGGGCCTGCACTTCGAGGACATCCGCAAGCTCCTCATCGTGCTCCAGCGCCTCGTCGACACCGGGAACTCGGTCATCGTCATCGAGCACAACCTCGACGTCATCAAGGCCTCGGACTGGCTCATCGACATGGGCCCCGAGGGCGGCAGCGGCGGCGGCACGGTCGTCGCGCAGGGCACCCCCGAGGACGTGGCGGCACATCCCGACTCGCACACCGGCCGGTTCCTCAAGCCCCTCCTGTCATGA
- the uvrC gene encoding excinuclease ABC subunit UvrC, which translates to MADPSTYRPRPGEIPTSPGVYKFRDEQGRVIYVGKAKSLRPRLSSYFQDLGNLHPRTHQMVTTAASVEWTVVNTEVEALALEYSWIKEYDPRFNVKYRDDKSYPWLAVTVGEEIPRVLVMRGAQRKGVRYFGPYGHAWAIRDTVDTLLRVFPMRSCSAGVFKRARAAGRPCLLGDIGKCSAPCVGRVSPEEHRDIVDDFLSFMGGQTAGFERGIEQRMRDAAASQEDELAAKYRDDLMAMRRVLEKQSVVLGDGTDADVLGFVDDPLEVAVQIFNVRGGRIRGQRGWVADKGDDAGLPELVQNALMTLYADVVPSAIPREVLVPALPADHEAVAELLTERRGAKVTIRVPRRGDKRALLDTVEQNAKQAIARHKLKRSGDLTTRSRALEEIQMALDLPSPPLRIECFDVSNLQGTEIVASMVVFEDGLPRKSEYRRFTVRHEGQSDVAAMHEVITRRFAHHLRALERQGDAEPGIDPETGKPRRFAYAPSLVVVDGGPPQVAAAKQAMDALGIKDVALCGLAKRLEEVWLPDDEDPVILPRTSEGLYLLQRVRDEAHRFAITHHRQRRSKSMVESLLDPVPGLGDSRRRALMKHFGSLKKLRAATVEEITVVPGIGPATAESIVAALHEGEPPAPAVNMATGEILED; encoded by the coding sequence GTGGCTGATCCGTCCACCTACCGGCCGCGGCCGGGAGAGATCCCGACCAGTCCGGGCGTCTACAAGTTCCGCGACGAGCAGGGGCGGGTCATCTACGTCGGCAAGGCCAAGAGCCTGCGGCCGCGCCTGAGCTCGTACTTCCAGGACCTCGGCAACCTGCACCCGCGCACGCACCAGATGGTCACCACCGCCGCGTCGGTGGAGTGGACCGTCGTCAACACCGAGGTTGAGGCGCTGGCGCTGGAGTACTCCTGGATCAAGGAGTACGACCCGCGGTTCAACGTCAAGTACCGCGACGACAAGTCCTACCCGTGGCTCGCGGTCACGGTGGGCGAGGAGATCCCGCGCGTCCTGGTGATGCGCGGAGCCCAGCGCAAGGGAGTCCGGTACTTCGGCCCCTACGGGCACGCCTGGGCGATCCGCGACACGGTCGACACCCTGCTCCGCGTGTTCCCGATGCGCTCGTGCAGCGCCGGAGTGTTCAAGCGAGCCAGGGCGGCGGGTCGGCCGTGCCTGCTCGGCGACATCGGCAAGTGCTCGGCGCCGTGCGTCGGGCGCGTCTCCCCGGAGGAGCACCGCGACATCGTCGACGACTTCCTCTCGTTCATGGGCGGCCAGACCGCCGGCTTCGAGCGGGGGATCGAGCAGCGCATGCGCGACGCCGCGGCGTCGCAGGAGGACGAGCTGGCCGCGAAGTACCGCGACGACCTGATGGCGATGCGCCGTGTCCTGGAGAAGCAGTCGGTCGTCCTGGGCGACGGCACCGACGCCGACGTCCTGGGCTTCGTCGACGATCCGCTCGAGGTCGCCGTCCAGATCTTCAACGTCCGCGGTGGTCGCATCCGGGGCCAGCGCGGGTGGGTCGCCGACAAGGGCGACGACGCCGGGCTGCCCGAGCTCGTGCAGAACGCCCTGATGACGCTGTACGCCGACGTCGTACCCTCGGCGATCCCGCGTGAGGTGCTCGTCCCGGCGCTGCCCGCCGACCACGAGGCGGTCGCCGAGCTGCTCACCGAGCGCCGCGGGGCGAAGGTCACGATCCGCGTCCCGCGCCGGGGCGACAAGCGGGCACTGCTCGACACCGTCGAGCAGAACGCGAAGCAGGCGATCGCCCGCCACAAGCTCAAGCGCTCGGGCGACCTCACCACCCGCAGCCGGGCCCTGGAGGAGATCCAGATGGCCCTCGATCTCCCGTCGCCGCCGCTGCGGATCGAGTGCTTCGACGTCTCGAACCTCCAGGGCACCGAGATCGTGGCGTCGATGGTGGTCTTCGAGGACGGCCTGCCGCGCAAGTCCGAGTACCGTCGCTTCACCGTGCGCCACGAGGGCCAGAGCGACGTCGCCGCGATGCACGAGGTCATCACGCGCCGGTTCGCCCACCACCTGCGCGCCCTGGAGCGCCAGGGCGACGCCGAGCCGGGCATCGATCCCGAGACGGGCAAGCCGCGCCGGTTCGCCTACGCGCCGTCGCTCGTCGTGGTCGACGGCGGTCCGCCGCAGGTCGCCGCCGCGAAGCAGGCGATGGACGCGCTCGGCATCAAGGACGTCGCACTCTGCGGCCTGGCCAAGCGGCTCGAGGAGGTGTGGCTGCCCGACGACGAGGATCCCGTGATCCTGCCGCGCACCAGCGAGGGGCTCTACCTGCTGCAGCGCGTGCGCGACGAGGCCCACCGCTTCGCGATCACCCACCACCGCCAGCGGCGCAGCAAGTCGATGGTCGAGAGCCTGCTCGATCCGGTGCCCGGGCTCGGCGACAGCCGGCGTCGTGCGCTGATGAAGCACTTCGGCTCGCTCAAGAAGCTGCGCGCCGCGACCGTGGAGGAAATCACGGTCGTGCCCGGGATCGGCCCCGCTACGGCAGAATCCATCGTGGCGGCGCTCCACGAGGGAGAACCGCCGGCGCCGGCCGTGAACATGGCCACCGGCGAGATCCTGGAGGACTGA
- the rapZ gene encoding RNase adapter RapZ, with protein MTKLTEFVLVTGMTGAGRSTAAKALEKLGYYVVDNLPPGMLDELVSSVDAAEDIDRLAVVVDSRSRTFFFGLVDAIESVLDLGVRVRTLYLEASDEVLVRRQEAARRPHPLSRQGRLMDGFVRERELLRTIRGRADIVIDTSRLNVHQLAHRVRQAFEVEDERGLHVTIVSFGFKYGIPIDADMVADMRFLPNPFWVDELRPLSGQDAAVAEYVHRQERSQEFLDRYVELLSMITNGFLQEDKLFLTVGIGCTGGRHRSVAMAEALADRLRARAVRTLVVHRALGRE; from the coding sequence ATGACCAAGCTCACCGAGTTCGTCCTCGTCACCGGGATGACCGGCGCGGGCCGCAGCACCGCGGCCAAGGCGCTGGAGAAGCTGGGCTACTACGTGGTCGACAACCTGCCGCCGGGCATGCTCGACGAGCTGGTGTCCTCCGTCGACGCGGCCGAGGACATCGACCGGCTCGCGGTCGTGGTCGACTCCCGCTCCCGCACGTTCTTCTTCGGCCTGGTCGACGCGATCGAGTCGGTCCTGGACCTCGGCGTGAGGGTCCGCACGCTGTACCTCGAGGCCTCCGACGAGGTCCTCGTGCGGCGCCAGGAGGCGGCACGTCGGCCGCACCCGCTGAGCCGCCAGGGTCGCCTCATGGACGGCTTCGTGCGCGAGCGCGAGCTGCTGCGCACCATCCGTGGCCGCGCCGACATCGTCATCGACACCAGTCGTCTCAACGTCCACCAGCTGGCCCACCGGGTCCGGCAGGCCTTCGAGGTCGAGGACGAGCGCGGGCTCCACGTCACGATCGTGTCCTTCGGCTTCAAGTACGGCATCCCGATCGACGCCGACATGGTGGCCGACATGCGCTTCCTGCCCAACCCGTTCTGGGTCGACGAGCTCCGTCCACTCAGCGGCCAGGACGCCGCGGTGGCCGAGTACGTCCACCGGCAGGAGCGCTCGCAGGAGTTCCTCGACCGGTACGTCGAGCTGCTCTCGATGATCACGAACGGGTTCCTGCAGGAGGACAAGCTGTTCCTCACCGTCGGGATCGGCTGCACCGGCGGCCGCCACCGCAGCGTGGCGATGGCCGAGGCCCTCGCGGACCGGCTGCGGGCCCGCGCCGTCCGCACACTCGTCGTCCACCGCGCCCTGGGCCGCGAATGA
- a CDS encoding gluconeogenesis factor YvcK family protein, with protein sequence MTQARSGGPAVVALGGGHGLAATLSALRQVTSRLTGIVTVADNGGSSGRLRTELGILPPGDLRMALAALCGDDDWGRAWAEVLQHRFGGDGPLAGHPVGNLLLAALWDMERDQVAGLDLVAELLGAQGRVLPMANVPLDIEADVDFGPPERIELVRGQAEVATTPGRILGVRLDPGDPPACPQAVAALETADWVTIGPGSWFTSVMPTLLVPQLRQALLRTPARRCLVLNLVAQPGETEHLTPEEHLDVLAAHAPDLRLDVVVADTSAARDVDALARGAARLGARLVTADVRAAGQSGQHDPAALAEVFATTFAPASPAQA encoded by the coding sequence ATGACGCAGGCGCGGTCCGGGGGCCCCGCCGTCGTCGCCCTCGGCGGAGGGCACGGCCTGGCCGCCACGCTGTCGGCCTTGCGCCAGGTCACCAGCCGGCTCACGGGCATCGTCACGGTCGCCGACAACGGCGGCTCGTCCGGCCGTCTGCGCACCGAGCTCGGCATCCTGCCTCCGGGCGACCTGAGGATGGCGCTGGCCGCGCTGTGCGGAGACGACGACTGGGGCCGCGCGTGGGCCGAGGTCCTGCAGCACCGGTTCGGGGGAGACGGTCCGCTGGCGGGCCACCCCGTCGGCAACCTGCTCCTGGCCGCGCTGTGGGACATGGAGCGCGACCAGGTGGCGGGGCTCGACCTCGTCGCGGAGCTGCTGGGCGCGCAGGGACGCGTGCTGCCGATGGCCAACGTGCCGCTCGACATCGAGGCCGACGTCGACTTCGGCCCGCCCGAGCGGATCGAGCTGGTGCGCGGCCAGGCCGAGGTCGCCACCACGCCCGGCCGGATCCTGGGGGTTCGGCTCGACCCGGGCGACCCGCCGGCCTGCCCCCAGGCCGTCGCCGCGCTCGAGACCGCAGACTGGGTCACGATCGGACCCGGCTCGTGGTTCACCAGCGTCATGCCCACCCTGCTGGTGCCCCAGCTGCGCCAAGCCTTGCTGCGCACGCCGGCCCGCCGCTGCCTGGTCCTCAACCTCGTGGCCCAACCCGGCGAGACTGAGCACCTCACGCCGGAGGAGCACCTCGACGTCCTCGCGGCCCACGCTCCCGACCTACGCCTCGACGTCGTCGTGGCCGACACGTCGGCGGCCCGCGACGTCGACGCTCTCGCCCGCGGGGCCGCCCGGCTCGGCGCTCGGCTGGTGACGGCCGACGTGCGCGCCGCCGGGCAGTCGGGCCAGCACGATCCGGCCGCGCTGGCCGAGGTCTTTGCCACCACGTTCGCCCCCGCGTCACCAGCACAGGCATAG
- the whiA gene encoding DNA-binding protein WhiA, with translation MAMTAQVKAEVARIPVTKACCRKAEVSTILRFSGGLHIVSGRIVIEAELDTAAAARRLRQEIAEVYGHESEIIVQQGAGVRKTTLYVVRIARGGELLARQTGLVDGGGRPVRGLPPQVVSGPSCDAVAAWRGAFLARGSLTEPGRSSALEIGCPGPEAALAMVGAARRVGVSAKAREVRGGDRVVIRDGEAIGALLTRLGAHETLLAWEERRMRREVRATANRLANFDDANQRRSARAAVAAGARAQRALDILADEVPDHLRMAGELRVQHREASLEELGQLHDPPLTKDAIAGRIRRLLAMADKRAHDLGIDDTEAGLNPDQYADG, from the coding sequence ATGGCGATGACGGCACAGGTCAAGGCGGAAGTGGCCCGGATCCCGGTGACGAAGGCGTGCTGCCGCAAGGCCGAGGTCTCCACGATCCTGCGCTTCTCCGGAGGCCTGCACATCGTCTCGGGCCGGATCGTGATCGAGGCCGAGCTCGACACCGCCGCCGCCGCCCGCCGGCTGCGCCAGGAGATCGCCGAGGTCTACGGGCACGAGAGCGAGATCATCGTCCAGCAGGGTGCCGGGGTCCGCAAGACCACGCTCTACGTCGTGCGCATCGCCCGGGGCGGCGAGCTCCTCGCCCGCCAGACCGGCCTCGTCGACGGCGGCGGCCGCCCCGTCCGTGGCCTCCCGCCGCAGGTCGTCTCGGGTCCGTCGTGCGATGCCGTCGCCGCGTGGCGCGGTGCGTTCCTGGCCCGCGGCTCCCTCACCGAGCCGGGCCGCTCGTCGGCACTGGAGATCGGCTGCCCCGGCCCCGAGGCCGCGCTCGCGATGGTCGGTGCCGCGCGTCGCGTCGGCGTCTCGGCCAAGGCTCGCGAGGTGCGTGGTGGCGACCGCGTCGTCATCCGCGACGGCGAGGCCATCGGTGCGCTGCTGACCCGCCTCGGCGCCCACGAGACGCTGCTGGCCTGGGAGGAGCGCCGGATGCGCCGCGAGGTGCGCGCCACCGCCAACCGGCTCGCCAACTTCGACGACGCCAACCAGCGTCGCTCCGCCCGCGCCGCGGTCGCGGCCGGGGCTCGCGCCCAGCGCGCGCTCGACATCCTCGCCGACGAGGTCCCCGACCACCTGCGCATGGCCGGCGAGCTGCGCGTGCAGCACCGCGAGGCCAGCCTCGAGGAGCTCGGCCAGCTGCACGATCCGCCGCTGACGAAGGACGCGATCGCCGGCCGCATCCGCCGCCTGCTCGCGATGGCGGACAAGCGCGCCCACGATCTGGGGATCGACGACACCGAGGCGGGGCTCAACCCCGATCAGTACGCGGACGGCTGA
- the gap gene encoding type I glyceraldehyde-3-phosphate dehydrogenase: protein MTVRVGINGFGRIGRNFFRAVRAAGVDVEIVAVNDLTDNKTLATLLKYDSILGRLDVDVNFDDTAIYVGDQKIVAFEDRDPANLDWASVGADIVVESTGFFTDATAAKAHIDGGAKKVIISAPAKNEDITIVMGVNDDLYDPASHTIISNASCTTNCLAPMAKALNDGIGIERGLMTTIHAYTQDQNLQDAPHKDLRRARAAALNIVPTSTGAAKAVSLVLPELKGKLDGYALRVPTPTGSATDLTFTASRETSVEEINEIVRKAAEGSTYLKYNEDPIVSTDIVTDPHSCIFDAPLTKVTGDLVKVVGWYDNEWGYSNRLVDLASLVGKSL from the coding sequence GTGACTGTTCGCGTAGGTATCAACGGATTCGGCCGCATCGGCCGTAACTTCTTCCGCGCGGTGCGTGCCGCCGGCGTCGACGTCGAGATCGTGGCCGTCAACGACCTGACCGACAACAAGACGCTGGCCACCCTGCTCAAGTACGACTCGATCCTGGGTCGCCTCGACGTCGACGTGAACTTCGACGACACCGCGATCTACGTGGGCGACCAGAAGATCGTCGCCTTCGAGGACCGCGACCCGGCCAACCTCGACTGGGCCTCGGTCGGCGCCGACATCGTCGTGGAGTCCACCGGCTTCTTCACCGACGCCACCGCGGCCAAGGCCCACATCGACGGCGGCGCCAAGAAGGTCATCATCTCGGCCCCGGCCAAGAACGAGGACATCACGATCGTCATGGGCGTCAACGACGACCTGTACGACCCGGCCTCGCACACGATCATCTCGAACGCCTCGTGCACCACGAACTGCCTCGCGCCGATGGCCAAGGCCCTCAACGACGGCATCGGCATCGAGCGTGGCCTGATGACCACGATCCACGCCTACACGCAGGACCAGAACCTCCAGGACGCGCCGCACAAGGACCTGCGCCGTGCCCGCGCCGCCGCGCTGAACATCGTCCCCACGTCCACCGGTGCCGCCAAGGCCGTCAGCCTCGTGCTGCCCGAGCTGAAGGGCAAGCTCGACGGCTACGCGCTCCGCGTGCCCACGCCCACCGGCTCGGCCACCGACCTGACCTTCACGGCCAGCCGTGAGACGTCGGTCGAGGAGATCAACGAGATTGTCCGCAAGGCCGCCGAGGGCTCGACGTACCTCAAGTACAACGAGGACCCGATCGTCTCCACCGACATCGTCACCGACCCGCACTCGTGCATCTTCGACGCGCCGCTGACCAAGGTCACCGGCGACCTCGTGAAGGTCGTCGGCTGGTACGACAACGAGTGGGGCTACTCGAACCGCCTCGTCGACCTCGCCTCGCTCGTCGGCAAGTCGCTCTGA
- a CDS encoding phosphoglycerate kinase, with the protein MKTIDDLGDLKGKRVLVRSDLNVPLDGATITDDGRVRASVPTIQKLVKKGARVLVAAHLGRPKGAPDPQYSLSPVAIRLSELLGESVRFASDTVGVDAQRTVQELKDGEVALLENVRFNAGETSKDDAERGAFADELAALADVFVSDGFGVVHRKQASVYDVAQRLPAAVGGLVQAEVDVLQRLTASPERPYAVVLGGSKVSDKLGVIDHLLTKADTLVIGGGMVFTFLAAQGHGVGKSLLEQDQIDVAKGYLDRAEQLGVSIVLPTDVVVAPEFAADAPATTVSIDAIPDDQMGLDIGPESASAFAEVIRSAKTVFWNGPMGVFEMAAFAAGTRTVAQALTEVDGLSVVGGGDSAAAVRQLGFEDSQFGHISTGGGASLEYLEGKTLPGLAVLEESA; encoded by the coding sequence GTGAAGACGATCGACGACCTCGGCGACCTGAAGGGCAAGCGCGTCCTGGTCCGCAGCGATTTGAACGTGCCCCTCGACGGTGCCACCATCACCGACGACGGCCGCGTGCGGGCCAGCGTCCCGACGATCCAGAAGCTGGTGAAGAAGGGCGCCCGCGTCCTCGTCGCCGCGCACCTGGGTCGGCCCAAGGGCGCGCCCGACCCGCAGTACTCGCTGTCGCCCGTCGCGATCCGGCTGAGCGAGCTGCTGGGGGAGAGCGTGCGCTTCGCGTCCGACACCGTCGGCGTGGACGCCCAGCGGACCGTGCAGGAGCTCAAGGACGGCGAGGTCGCCCTGCTGGAGAACGTCCGGTTCAACGCCGGCGAGACCAGCAAGGACGACGCCGAGCGCGGCGCCTTCGCCGACGAGCTGGCGGCCCTGGCCGACGTCTTCGTCTCCGACGGCTTCGGCGTGGTGCACCGCAAGCAGGCCAGCGTCTACGACGTGGCGCAGCGCCTGCCCGCCGCCGTGGGCGGCCTCGTGCAGGCCGAGGTCGACGTCCTGCAGCGGCTCACGGCGTCTCCCGAGCGGCCCTACGCGGTCGTCCTGGGCGGCTCGAAGGTCTCCGACAAGCTCGGTGTCATCGACCACCTCCTCACGAAGGCCGACACGCTCGTGATCGGCGGCGGCATGGTGTTCACGTTCCTCGCGGCCCAGGGCCACGGGGTCGGGAAGTCGCTGCTGGAGCAGGACCAGATCGACGTCGCCAAGGGCTACCTGGATCGCGCCGAGCAACTCGGCGTGTCCATCGTGCTGCCCACCGACGTCGTCGTGGCGCCGGAGTTCGCGGCCGACGCCCCGGCCACCACGGTCTCGATCGACGCGATTCCGGACGACCAGATGGGTCTGGACATCGGGCCCGAGTCGGCGAGCGCGTTCGCCGAGGTCATCCGAAGCGCGAAGACGGTGTTCTGGAATGGCCCGATGGGCGTGTTCGAGATGGCGGCCTTCGCGGCCGGCACCCGCACCGTCGCGCAGGCCCTCACCGAGGTCGACGGCCTGTCGGTCGTCGGTGGTGGCGACTCCGCCGCCGCCGTGCGCCAGCTCGGCTTCGAGGACTCCCAGTTCGGCCACATCTCGACCGGTGGCGGCGCGAGCCTGGAGTACCTCGAGGGCAAGACCCTGCCCGGACTGGCCGTACTGGAGGAGTCAGCATGA